The genome window CCTAACCGCCAAAAAATATTTACAATTTAAGATTTTGAATCAAATGATATCTCAGCATATCCGACCTGCTTAAATAAAAATGACCCGTTGGATGATTTTTATGCGTTCAGTGTCATTTTTTAAGAACTATCGCATTTTATTCTTGACATAGCCATTTTTATATGTATAATTTAATTATAAGAATAAAGTTTGGCATCAATAATTTGATTTTCATAAAGGTATAGTTATGTTAAACAGCCAAAATCAAATACCAAAGTAGGATATAATGAGCGGTAATGAGTTCTCGTCATTAAGGAATAAAAGGAATAATATGAAAAACTTGAATAAGGTTATTAAAACTAAGCGACAAAGTGATGATAAAGGGATTACTATTATCGAACTTTTAGTTGTGATATTTATTATTGGTGTCTTTCTTTCCTTTTTTATACCGACAATGACTTCCCGGATTAGTAATAACGCTCGGGTAAATACTACCCGTCAGGAAATGGAACAGATAAGAAAAGCCATTGTGGGAAATCCGGATTTGGTTAGTGGTGGTGAACTTACTGATGTGGGATTTAAAGGCGATATGGGAAGATTGCCCCGCCATTTAATTGAACTGGCAACGCGTCGACCTGACACCACTTTATTCAATTATCCTAATAAGGAATCTTTGCCGATTTGGGACCCTTGGACAAAACATGGTTGGAAAGGACCCTATCTACGAGATGACGGTCAACAAGGCTTTATGAAGGATGCCTGGGGTGAGTATTATCAATTTTTCGTAGATACTAACGGCGACACGATTGGGTTAAAAAGTCCGGGAATTGATGGCGAATGGGATGCGCCTGGAACAGTCGGCGATGATATTAAAGTCTTATTTTGATTTATGCTCATGATGCCAAAGCGACTTATTATAATAAGGGGATTGTAAAAAATATAAATTTATGTTTAACCCACTAAAATATCTCAGAAACTTATTGCCCAGAAGATTTTTCCAAGAATTTGGTGCTTCAAAGTTTCATAATCTTTATAAGAAGAAGATAGAAAATAATAATCGCGGCATTCTCCTTATTGAGTTGTTATTTGTGATTATGATTATGGGACTTTTGATTGCCGGTGCAGTAAGAACCTGGGATGTAACAATTCAACAAACAAGATTTAACCAAACTGTTAAAGAACTTGAAGAATTATCAATGGCAATTGTGGGAAATCCTAATTTTTACACTGAAGGAAAACGGACTGACTTTGGTTATGTCGGCGATATGGGAAGTTTGCCAGATAGTTTAGCCGATTTGGTCCGAGCACCGAGTGGCGCAATTACTTGGCGAGGACCATATGTGAAAGTAAAGTTTAATGAAAATTTAGATGATTACTTGAAAGATGCCTGGGGAGATTATTATATATATAACCGGGAAAGTCTTTTCATCCGTAGTTACGGCGGTGGCACTATTCTAACACCCCAGACTTGGATCACAAGAAGGTTCGCCCGAGACTCAATCAGCCTTATAAGAAATATTGTGCAAGGCAGAGTTACGGATTTATTAAATAATCCTCCAGGGGCAGGTATCGATACCCTTTTTCTTTTAGTAGGAATTACCTATCCGATTAATAATGGAACTTCAATGGCAACCCAAATACGACATCCTAATGCACAAGGCAATTATACTTTAACTGATATTCCTCAAGGTAATCATCTAATGTTTTGTTTATATGATACTACGCCCAGTTTGGCCGATACTACGGATTATGTAGAAAAATATGGTTGTATTTATCCAGGAATAATTAACGAAGTAAATTTTCGATTGACCGTGGGATTTTAGAATATGAACTCACGCTACAATAAACAATTAAAAGGTATTTATCAGATATTGAACTCCGATAAAGGTGTTACACTAATGGAATTGCTGGTGGTGATTTTGATAATTGCCCTATTAGGTGCAGTCGCGTTTCGGACCATTGATGCTACAACCAATCAATCCCGGTTTGAGGCAACAAGAAAAGAAATGTTGGAATTAGTTAAAGGCATTATCGGCAATCCCGATTTATTATCTGATGGCGTGAGAATCAATTTTGGTTATGTCGGTGATATGGGAAAATTGCCCGATAGTTTATCAGCATTATTTTTACCTGAAGGCGACAATTGGAAAGGGCCTTATGTGTCTGGTCGTTTTAGTGAAGACCAAAAAGGCTGGTTAACCGATGCTTGGGGACAACCTTATGAATATGACAAAGCAAACCTTTTGATTAGAAGCACAGGTGGTCGACAAACGCTAACCGCAAAAATTATTGATGATACTAATGATTTGTTTAACAATTCTATAAGTGGTGTGATTACAGATATTACCGGCGGACCGCCTGTCGAATTAGCCAACAAAATACTTATTCGCCTTATAGTGCCAAGAGATGGTATTTTAGTCACTGAGACAACTCGACCCCGACGAGATGGATTTTATGAGTTTTCTTCTGTTCCGATTGGTTATCATTTGATGGTTGTAAAAAAAGAATTTGGTACTCAAGATAGTATTATTAGAATGGTATCAGTTCCACCGCGTTCCAAGATTGTTGCCGATTTTCGATTTGCCTCAGGATTTCGAGATAACTTGAAATATGTTGAAGGTAGTGCTAGTGCGTGGGGTGATTCATTAAATTGTATTGGATTTAGTGTTTTTAATAGTGGTGAGGCTGTTACGCTCGATTCTTTAGTCGTTATCCTTTTAGATACCACAGCATTTTATGAAAGTGTTAATTTTCAAGGAAGTGAAGTCTGGAATTATGCAGCAAGTGTCCCGCCAAGACGAGCCGGTAAAAATGATGTGGTTGCATTAAATCCGGCACCGACAATCAATACTAATAGCGTCGCGCGCTTTGATTTAATGAATTTTAAGAATCATCAAATAAATATTTATGCACCAACAGTGGTGATGTCCGGTATCAAAATCGCAATTAAATTTAGCGACGGCTCAATTGTTGAATTCACACCATAAATATATAAAAATTACTATGGAATGTAGTGCTAACTCAATAATTGAATTTATCCAGATTGAATGTCAATATAGGATATAACGGAAGTGTATAATATTTTGTGTAAATTTAGAATTGATATGTTCAAAATAAAGGTATATTTCCTTAATGATACAGAAGAACTCACCTGTAAAAAAATAATTTTACTATTGAAATTATCAAATAAATTTATACAATATAGCGTTTATGATAAATGTTCGAAAATTGATTAATCCTAAGATGATAAATATTGCTAAGGACAAAAGGGAATGTCTTAAAACTACTATGTTTTTGAGACGCCAAAAGAAACTTTATCCGACTGATGAAAGTAAAAAGATAAAAAGTAAATTATGTCAATTATCTGTAGCGATAATTTAATAAGATTGGAGGCAAAAATTGGATGTTAAGAATTTATTAGGTTCAGGTAGTAACGAAATTTTATCTATCGATATCGGCTCTTCAGCAGTAAAATATGTTAAATCAATAAGAGGCCGCATTTTTGATTATGGCGTTAGAGATATTGCTGAGATATTTGACATTCCCTCTATTTTGAAAGAATTAACCAAAGAAACCACACCTTCTCAAGTATATAGTTTTGTTTCTGGTCCAGCCGTAAGTATTCGTCAAGCAACTTTTCCCCGAATGTCTCCCAAAGAGTTAAAAGAGGCGATACTATTGAGATTAGAAAAATATTCGCCTTTTACCATTGAAGAATCAATTTTAGATTTTAGAGTTCTTTCTGATATTAAAGAAGCCGGTGTGGTCAAAGATAATGTGATGGTAGTTTCAGTTCGGCGCGATGTTATCTCAGAACATATTGCAACCTTCCGAAAAGCCGGTTTAGAGCCAACTGCGATATCAGTAGTGCCATTTGCTTTAGCAAGTGCAGTTCGAAGATTCGGTAGATTGCGTCCCAATGAGACCGTTATGGTAATAGATATCGGTGCCCAGTTTAGTAATATTATTTTC of candidate division WOR-3 bacterium contains these proteins:
- a CDS encoding prepilin-type N-terminal cleavage/methylation domain-containing protein encodes the protein MKNLNKVIKTKRQSDDKGITIIELLVVIFIIGVFLSFFIPTMTSRISNNARVNTTRQEMEQIRKAIVGNPDLVSGGELTDVGFKGDMGRLPRHLIELATRRPDTTLFNYPNKESLPIWDPWTKHGWKGPYLRDDGQQGFMKDAWGEYYQFFVDTNGDTIGLKSPGIDGEWDAPGTVGDDIKVLF
- a CDS encoding prepilin-type N-terminal cleavage/methylation domain-containing protein yields the protein MNSRYNKQLKGIYQILNSDKGVTLMELLVVILIIALLGAVAFRTIDATTNQSRFEATRKEMLELVKGIIGNPDLLSDGVRINFGYVGDMGKLPDSLSALFLPEGDNWKGPYVSGRFSEDQKGWLTDAWGQPYEYDKANLLIRSTGGRQTLTAKIIDDTNDLFNNSISGVITDITGGPPVELANKILIRLIVPRDGILVTETTRPRRDGFYEFSSVPIGYHLMVVKKEFGTQDSIIRMVSVPPRSKIVADFRFASGFRDNLKYVEGSASAWGDSLNCIGFSVFNSGEAVTLDSLVVILLDTTAFYESVNFQGSEVWNYAASVPPRRAGKNDVVALNPAPTINTNSVARFDLMNFKNHQINIYAPTVVMSGIKIAIKFSDGSIVEFTP